In one window of Bemisia tabaci chromosome 4, PGI_BMITA_v3 DNA:
- the LOC109035176 gene encoding uncharacterized protein isoform X1 yields the protein MAAVSQFLEFTPPPRPNKTKGHPEDETPLVLVLAPFNPPAKIFFEETKLTETRTKSVIIRNPGAVPLHIILDKLPEPDAGLILSESIFTVPACAQETLILTWQPVKSDGFRHVVHVKDAKKNKKISEIIVTGTCVSPIKKKGRVGKKLASLRTKVLSNRVVVTSPKIAAPRQRMPLRNKEQINAVSNENTFLVAEKRPRTAEDKENAPSPKKKPAKQSAGCRQTFLGPPPTFDSHRKRKAPVMEGPLEVAMCLKEQEPQQEPSRRPMRRSTYSLDSPGSNSLLTVAQASEQRSNSPQQYQHIISQPAQLLENRKDRISIDSLEIGTSIISDDVFSFRDSLDSNPDANRSIDRDSLDAVVAPSACDRSLRSRNRSVTGDTSKSNIVSPTYADFTILAAKGKSLENSINSKDLDFTRKNSTSIETSEPCAKSSPLLSRADRLSIESSHERWVSPGNKGFSALPPLQFSPSFDMKRCTYVMPPKEIETKVHNLSYTIIDESNEELSDLHLKTPVLSTPMQRKGEDVMITLQQPAEINSSSPMHGYNLRESEGKTPDKKGVLDKSRDHFFETLEVCSPDNFKLKTPQLNTPVSARIQELEAKTVFDSDIKVRKSLQNSLKTPQLRTPCSGRKKWSANFNKEPIKTPGTPEWVKVYTDVTVSQNCSGPSTENLDALSPSAFKLNTPQIETPRSKKASESTSTGSHLTLKTPQLRTPRSNRKSLVKEIVDNFSLYELQESPFSSSKSLLSKVKTQEKPAILEISPPKKSKMDPQLSDEPKKQQCYPTRVVAKSITARQVMSPTTRLKRLVAAHKSATPKAKIAEPKPAPSKRPSQQLKPAAKPAQRYTGVPMATLKLKPQGRKAEQGQSQATKDTVFKKPVEKNLNSAPRLTRSATLSSLKKPMKTPPENLKNKKELEQKMTRSVSASSMKNSANKMQAANEKISRSASTSSLRTPSDQTPSKKLMGEQQPQLGSSASLKKAYLSNPDQYLKSLSQPADYLFLYAATSKVDPFLTNSLYYDPEWLDRQEADLIKWLNSLLTPPAELDSDSGGHWRVDVAALWKKSQSQKLELAPSKEAVSSRYLTNTRLDVVRKAATTLFRTDMAVVLSKLAVSINKKLLRIRDDRDLHLDYGLQCKVLSLLLCYNPLWLRIGLETIFGCRIALVSNSDIVGLTAFIRKRLLTDAYLRKKHSHPLLPSSFLPSFGDEMKKFIMQKFLMLVYFLDQAKMQKLVGHDPCLFVTNSPFKESSDLVKEFAKDLISGLGDITKYLKSFGYVLQHKQTYLDEFNYAVVDRQDLRDGVRLTRVMEIILGNHGLSAKVRTPAISRLQKVHNVDVALKALKGAGYEIQGDITSKDIVDGHREKTLSLLWQIIYKFQAPRYEKAARKLQNWWRSNSLRFTIQRRIRAKRLAKQNAAASKIQALWRGVSLRIKFPTIRKQLIQERVERTKAAVVIQKHWRRYFLQRAYQQKLEVLRKKRDTAAVVVQKHWRRYVVQNKFRELIRIERERRHEAAVVLQKHWRRHLAEKQYQKLLQIEWEKKNKAAVVLQKHWKRYVAQRGYHEKLVALQELRRIAAEQEKKNIAAVTLQKHWKRYIAQKKYQEQLTALRRKKAAIVLQKHCRRYIAQKRYQKLLAENLRRKNDAAIVLQKHWRRYEARKSYLKLLSSIKEKRNQAAIVLQKHWRRHVAQKSYQKLLSEHLKRRNDAATVIQKHWRKCVARKRYLVLLTAIKKRRNEAAILLQKHWRRFAAQKSYQQMLAAELARRQNIAATTLQKHWKRFAAQRSYQKQLAALNERKNEAATTLQKHWRRFVIQKRYWRLLAEEREKKRNNAAIILQKHWKRYVAQKRYQAQLLIIFNARNAAAVIIQKNWRRYTAQRSYKQQIAVFRALRNKSAIIIQKHWRRYLAQTRYQRQLAEIHATRSAAATVLQKHWRRFIARKDFIQCRTAVRKIQKWWRKIFVPRERRMFLQERAAAIVIQRHVRATIAAKKARQEYIRLKGATIMIQSRFRANCAAKNDRLKYQNLRMAVIVVQNRWRANQKAKKCQLQYQKLKNSVLLIQRRYRAKKLAQTEHARFSALRIATVCVQRHYRAKKLAEQDRRNYLELKYAASIIQAKFRANRMMKAEKAAYTQLKAAAVIFQVQFRAQVAMRKVRREYVSLKNAALILQTRFRAKKAAKIQRSRYLALRNAAIITQRIFRANRAAKSTRSNYLKLKTSTVHIQRLFRANQLMRKARLEFLRKKAATIIIQRHFRSYLVMVACRTRFLELKSAAVAIQQRYRAKKSAQIARKEFCQQRKAAVIIQQHWRALLKVRAERNEYLQLRATVVWVQQKWRGKKLVAIAQREYRLMVAQKEQILAEKRERERSHQAATKIQALWRGHCARKQVKLPKLSTEESLQLHNNVNMVAQKKQTLKTRFDGAISEVFSNETDLHGLIVSFINLDTVTCLSPKLCDELVDGQLVQVVIFYLQSANRSQPYQELSIVCIRTLMNLTRYHNTAPSVWQEFLSCNGLDVLLNIFRAYYEKNAELFCHAVTLLWLFAQDPDKAAVLLSNDKLVKTLKYVYGPLQKKSMKEPKGKSQRKERPLKTADWGLTTAPKAFIHPFTALSSVCLKLGVKI from the exons TTTACTCCCCCACCAAGGCCAAACAAGACAAAAGGTCACCCAGAAGATGAGACTCCATTGGTCCTTGTTCTGGCACCATTCAACCCACCtgctaaaattttctttgaggaGACCAAACTTACCGAAACGAGAACAAAATCTGTCATCATTCGAAATCCTGGAGCTGTACCGTTACAT ATCATTCTTGACAAACTCCCAGAGCCAGACGCAGGCCTGATCTTGAGTGAATCGATTTTCACGGTACCAGCATGTGCtcaagaaacattaattttaacatggcAGCCAGTTAAATCAGATGGATTCCGCCATGTGGTGCATGTGAAGGAtgcaaaaaagaataaaaaaatctcagaaataaTTGTGACTGGGACGTGTGTGTCGCCAATCAAG AAAAAAGGTCGTGTTGGCAAAAAACTAGCATCTCTACGCACAAAAGTCCTGTCGAACCGTGTGGTTGTAACTTCACCAAAAATAGCAGCACCGAGGCAGCGTATGCCGCTACGCAACAAAGAACAGATCAATGCTGTGTCAAATGAAAACACGTTCCTAGTGGCAGAAAAGCGACCGCGCACCGCAGAAGACAAAGAAAATGCACCCAGCCCAAAGAAGAAACCAGCAAAGCAGTCAGCAGGTTGCCGTCAAACCTTCCTTGGGCCACCCCCAACTTTTGATTCACACCGCAAACGCAAG GCGCCTGTAATGGAGGGTCCGCTTGAAGTCGCTATGTGTCTCAAAGAACAGGAGCCGCAACAGGAACCATCTCGTCGCCCGATGCGGCGATCTACATATTCTCTTGATTCGCCCGGAAGCAATAGTCTCCTGACGGTTGCGCAAGCCTCGGAGCAACGGTCCAACTCTCCTCAACAGTATCAGCATATTATATCTCAACCAGCTCAGTTACTGGAAAATAGAAAAGATAGAATTTCAATTGATAGTCTAGAAATTGGTACATCCATCATATCAGATGATGTCTTCTCATTTCGTGACTCACTGGATAGCAATCCTGATGCAAACAGGTCAATTGATCGAGATTCACTAGATGCTGTTGTTGCCCCGTCAGCCTGTGACAGGTCTCTGCGGAGCAGGAACCGCTCTGTCACAGGGGATACCTCTAAATCGAACATCGTCAGTCCAACTTATgcagattttacaattttagcTGCTAAAGGAAAAAGTCTCGAAAATTCTATCAATTCAAAAGACCTTGATTTTACTCGAAAAAACTCCACCTCCATAGAAACTTCAGAACCCTGTGCCAAAAGTTCTCCTCTTCTAAGCCGTGCAGACCGACTTTCCATTGAGAGTAGCCATGAAAGATGGGTCAGTCCAGGAAACAAAGGCTTCAGTGCACTTCCACCATTAcaattttcaccaagtttcGATATGAAACGTTGTACATATGTTATGCCCCCGAAAGAAATTGAGACCAAAGTACATAATTTGTCCTACACGATTATAGATGAAAGTAATGAAGAGCTCAGTGATCTGCACTTGAAAACACCAGTACTCAGCACGCCAATGCAGAGAAAAGGTGAGGATGTTATGATAACACTTCAACAACCAGCAGAGATTAATTCCTCAAGTCCTATGCATGGATACAATCTCAGAGAATCGGAAGGAAAAACCCCAGACAAGAAGGGGGTTCTTGATAAGTCGAGGGATCATTTCTTTGAGACATTAGAAGTGTGTAGCCCAGATAATTTCAAACTAAAAACGCCTCAGCTGAATACACCTGTTAGTGCAAGGATTCAAGAATTAGAAGCCAAAACTGTATTCGACTCAGACATTAAAGTTCGTAAAAGCTTGCAAAATAGTCTAAAAACACCTCAATTGAGGACACCTTGCAGTGGTAGAAAAAAGTGGAGTGCTAACTTCAACAAAGAACCAATAAAAACACCAGGAACACCTGAGTGGGTTAAAGTCTATACGGATGTAACAGTTTCCCAAAATTGTTCTGGCCCTTCAACAGAAAATTTGGATGCTCTGAGTCCCAGCGCTTTCAAACTCAACACACCACAGATAGAGACGCCTAGAAGTAAAAAGGCCAGCGAATCCACTTCCACTGGAAGTCATCTTACTTTAAAAACTCCACAACTAAGAACTCCGCGAAGTAACAGGAAAAGCCTAGTCAAAGAAATCGTAGATAATTTCAGTCTTTATGAGCTGCAAGAATCCCCATTCAGTAGTTCTAAATCTCTTCTTTCTAAGGTTAAGACTCAAGAAAAGCCTGCAATTCTGGAAATTTCTCCCccgaaaaaatctaaaatggaCCCGCAATTGTCGGATGAGCCCAAAAAGCAGCAGTGCTATCCTACTCGAGTTGTAGCAAAAAGTATTACCGCTAGACAAGTCATGTCACCAACAACCCGTCTCAAGCGGCTTGTCGCAGCACACAAATCTGCAACGCCTAAGGCAAAAATCGCCGAGCCAAAACCTGCTCCCTCCAAACGACCCTCACAACAGTTGAAACCAGCTGCAAAACCAGCGCAGAGGTACACTGGTGTTCCTATGGCCACTCTTAAACTCAAACCTCAGGGACGTAAAGCTGAGCAAGGTCAGTCTCAGGCCACTAAGGATACTGTTTTCAAAAAACCTGTCGAAAAGAATCTGAATTCTGCACCACGGCTCACGCGTTCTGCAACACTGTCTTCTTTGAAAAAACCCATGAAAACtcctcctgaaaatttaaagaataaaaaagaattAGAGCAGAAAATGACCCGTTCTGTATCTGCATCTTCTATGAAAAACTCTGCAAACAAGATGCAAGCagcaaatgagaaaatttctcgTTCTGCATCTACCTCATCGCTAAGAACACCTTCAGATCAGACACCCTCAAAAAAACTAATGGGAGAACAACAGCCCCAACTTGGGTCCTCTGCATCATTGAAAAAAGCTTATCTTTCTAACCCTGACCAATACCTGAAATCACTATCGCAACCTGCAGATTATCTCTTTCTCTATGCAGCAACATCTAAAGTTGATCCATTCTTGACGAACTCACTCTACTACGACCCAGAGTGGCTGGACCGGCAGGAAGCGGACTTAATTAAATGGCTGAACTCATTGCTGACCCCGCCAGCAGAGCTCGACTCTGATTCTGGAGGTCATTGGCGGGTTGATGTTGCAGCCTTGTGGAAAAAATCACAATCACAGAAACTAGAACTTGCCCCATCAAAGGAGGCTGTTTCCTCCAGGTATCTAACAAACACAAGATTAGACGTTGTTCGAAAGGCTGCAACCACACTTTTCCGCACAGATATGGCTGTGGTGCTGTCAAAACTGGCTGTATCAATCAATAAAAAGCTTCTGCGCATACGCGATGACCGCGATCTGCACCTAGATTATGGGCTTCAGTGCAAGGTCTTGAGTTTGTTATTGTGTTATAATCCACTTTGGCTGCGCATAGGTCTAGAAACAATTTTTGGTTGCCGCATTGCCTTGGTGTCAAACTCAGATATTGTAGGGCTAACTGCATTCATACGTAAGCGATTGCTGACTGATGCTTATTTGCGGAAGAAGCATTCGCATCCTTTACTACCCAGCTCATTTTTGCCATCTTTTGGAGATGAGATGAAGAAATTCATAATGCAAAAGTTTTTGATGCTAGTCTACTTCCTTGATCAAGCCAAAATGCAAAAACTAGTGGGACATGATCCCTGCCTATTTGTCACAAATTCGCCCTTTAAGGAATCAAGCGACTTGGTAAAAGAGTTTGCTAAAGACCTGATTTCAGGTCTCGGAGATATCACCAAGTATTTAAAGTCATTTGGTTATGTGCTACAACACAAGCAGACATATTTGGATGAGTTCAACTATGCAGTAGTCGACCGCCAAGACCTCCGGGACGGTGTGCGTTTGACACGAGTAATGGAAATCATTTTGGGGAACCATGGTTTGTCGGCCAAGGTTAGAACACCTGCAATTTCACGTTTGCAAAAGGTTCATAATGTTGATGTAGCTTTAAAAGCACTGAAAGGTGCAGGCTATGAGATACAAGGTGACATTACATCCAAGGACATCGTGGATGGACACAGAGAAAAAACCTTGTCATTGCTGTGGCAAATAATCTACAAATTCCAAGCTCCTAGGTACGAAAAAGCTGCCAGAAAACTCCAAAATTGGTGGCGTTCGAATTCGTTACGTTTTACAATCCAGAGAAGGATTCGTGCGAAACGGCTTGCAAAGCAAAATGCTGCAGCTAGCAAAATTCAGGCATTATGGCGAGGCGTCAGTTTGAGAATCAAATTTCCAACAATTCGTAAACAGTTGATACAAGAACGAGTAGAAAGAACAAAAGCTGCTGTGGTGATACAGAAACACTGGCGAAGATATTTCCTGCAGAGAGCCTATCAGCAAAAGTTAGAGGTATTACGTAAAAAAAGAGACACGGCAGCAGTTGTTGTACAGAAGCACTGGCGGAGGTATGTTGTGCAGAATAAGTTTAGAGAATTAATACGCATTGAGCGCGAACGGAGGCATGAAGCAGCAGTTGTGTTGCAGAAACACTGGCGAAGACATCTTGCTGAGAAACAGTATCAGAAGTTACTACAAATAGAATGGGAAAAGAAGAATAAAGCTGCAGTTGTTTTGCAGAAACACTGGAAGAGGTATGTTGCCCAGAGGGGTTATCATGAAAAATTAGTAGCCTTACAAGAACTCAGGAGGATAGCAGCagaacaagaaaagaaaaatatagctGCAGTGACCTTGCAAAAACATTGGAAAAGGTATATTGCTCAAAAGAAGTATCAAGAACAGCTCACTGCACTTAGAAGAAAAAAGGCTGCAATTGTTCTTCAGAAACACTGCCGAAGGTATATTGCTCAAAAAAGGTATCAGAAACTGTTGGCCGAAAATCTCAGAAGAAAGAATGATGCTGCGATTGTCTTACAAAAACATTGGAGACGGTATGAAGCTCGCAAGAGTTATCTAAAATTGCTTTCAAGCATcaaagagaagagaaatcaagCTGCAATTGTACTTCAAAAGCATTGGCGTAGGCATGTAGCCCAGAAAAGTTATCAGAAACTCTTATCAGAACATCTTAAAAGAAGAAACGATGCAGCAACTGTTATTCAAAAACATTGGAGGAAGTGTGTAGCTCGGAAGAGGTATCTAGTTCTGCTTACAGCCatcaaaaaaaggagaaacgAAGCTGCTATCCTGTTGCAAAAACACTGGCGGAGATTTGCTGCACAAAAAAGTTATCAGCAGATGTTAGCAGCAGAATTGGCCAGAAGACAGAACATTGCTGCAACCACTCTGCAGAAACATTGGAAGAGATTTGCTGCTCAGCGAAGTTATCAGAAGCAGCTGGCAGCGTTGAATGAGAGGAAAAACGAAGCTGCAACTACCCTTCAAAAACACTGGAGAAGATTTGTCATTCAAAAGAGATATTGGAGGTTACTTGCTGAGGaacgagagaaaaagagaaataatgCTGCTATTATCCTACAGAAACACTGGAAGAGATACGTAGCTCAAAAAAGATATCAGGCTCAACTATTGATCATTTTCAATGCAAGGAACGCAGCTGCAGTCATTATACAAAAGAACTGGAGAAGGTACACAGCACAAAGGAGCTACAAACAACAAATAGCAGTTTTTCGTGCTCTGAGAAACAAATCAGCAATCATAATTCAAAAACACTGGCGACGGTATCTCGCTCAAACCCGGTATCAGAGGCAACTAGCTGAAATTCACGCAACTCGAAGTGCGGCTGCAACTGTGTTACAGAAACACTGGCGAAGATTTATTGCAAGAAAAGACTTTATCCAATGCCGAACAGCagtaagaaaaattcagaagtgGTGGCGAAAGATATTTGTGCCACGGGAACGGCGAATGTTCTTGCAGGAACGTGCAGCAGCGATTGTTATTCAGCGTCATGTGAGAGCAACTATAGCTGCAAAGAAGGCTCGTCAAGAATATATCAGATTAAAAGGGGCCACTATCATGATTCAGTCTCGTTTCCGAGCCAATTGTGCAGCAAAGAATGACCGCTTGAAGTATCAGAATCTTCGTATGGCAGTAATAGTCGTTCAGAATAgatggagagccaatcagaaagcaaaaaaatgtcaactacagtaccaaaaattgaaaaactcagTGTTGTTGATTCAGAGGAGGTACCGTGCAAAGAAGCTTGCCCAAACAGAGCATGCAAGATTCTCAGCCTTGAGAATTGCCACGGTGTGCGTGCAACGCCATTATCGGGCCAAGAAGTTAGCTGAACAGGACCGCAGAAATTACCTGGAGCTCAAGTATGCTGCTAGCATTATTCAAGCCAAGTTCAGAGCCAACAGAATGATGAAAGCTGAAAAGGCTGCTTATACTCAGCTGAAAGCTGCAGCTGTGATCTTCCAAGTACAGTTCCGTGCACAGGTAGCCATGCGCAAAGTGCGGCGTGAATATGTGTCCCTGAAAAATGCAGCACTCATTTTGCAAACTAGATTCCGTGCTAAAAAGGCAGCAAAAATTCAACGCAGTAGGTATTTAGCTTTAAGAAATGCGGCTATCATTACACAACGAATCTTCAGAGCAAATCGTGCTGCAAAATCAACTCGCTCCAACTACTTGAAACTGAAGACCTCAACTGTTCATATCCAGAGACTGTTCCGAGCGAACCAGCTGATGAGAAAAGCACGGCtagaatttttaaggaaaaaagctgCAACCATTATTATACAAAG ACATTTCCGGTCGTATCTAGTAATGGTCGCATGTCGAACTCGATTCCTGGAGCTGAAATCTGCAGCTGTGGCAATCCAGCAGCGTTACCGTGCAAAGAAATCAGCGCAAATTGCCCGCAAAGAGTTCTGTCAACAACGCAAAGCAGCAGTGATCATTCAACAGCACTGGCGAGCGTTGCTGAAAGTTCGTGCTGAACGCAATGAGTACCTTCAGCTTCGAGCAACGGTTGTTTGGGTGCAGCAGAAATGGCGAGGGAAGAAACTTGTTGCAATAGCTCAGAGAGAATATCGTTTGATGGTGGCTCAGAAAGAACAGATTCTAGCAGAAAAACGCGAGAGGGAAAGAAGTCATCAGGCTGCGACTAAAATTCAG GCTTTGTGGCGTGGTCATTGCGCAAGAAAACAAGTGAAGCTCCCGAAGCTTTCTACCGAAGAATCTTTGCAGCTACACAACAATGTAAATATGGTGGCACAGAAAAAACAGACGCTCAAGACCCGTTTTGATGGTGCAATATCTGAAGTCTTTTCGAATGAAACTGATCTTCATGGACTCATCGTATCCTTCATTAACTTAG ATACAGTTACGTGTTTATCGCCAAAGCTATGTGATGAACTCGTGGACGGCCAACTTGTTCAAGTTGTGATCTTCTACCTGCAGTCGGCCAACCGCTCGCAACCTTATCAAGAACTCAGCATTGTCTGTATCCGCACACTGATGAACTTGACCCGATACCATAACACTGCTCCCTCGGTTTGGCAG